The following coding sequences lie in one Capsicum annuum cultivar UCD-10X-F1 chromosome 5, UCD10Xv1.1, whole genome shotgun sequence genomic window:
- the LOC107852077 gene encoding uncharacterized mitochondrial protein AtMg00810-like, giving the protein MVYVDDILLAGSDLSEMSALKSFLDLSFMIKDLGSVHYFWGLEVTSHPSGFLINQCKYTTDLLNEFNYSHYTPVSSQLDPTLKLTPDMGAPLPDPTSFRHLPGKLNFLLHTRPDISFAIQHLSQFLHNPCAPHMLAGLHILRYLMNDPDQGIFMPSSPSVEIYAYANSDWAACPVSRHSVTGFYIFFGDCPISWKSKKQPTIALSLAEVECRALCKVIAEVVWLTRLFTDMDLAISSPIPIFSDSQAALHIARNPVFHERTKHIEIDCHYVWDCLTSGAVSLHHVSYAA; this is encoded by the coding sequence ATGGTTTATGTGGACGACATCTTACTTGCTGGCTCTGATTTATCTGAGATGTCTGCTCTTAAATCTTTTCTTGATCTTTCCTTCATGATTAAGGATTTGGGTTCTGTTCACTATTTTTGGGGATTAGAGGTTACTTCTCATCCTTCAGGATTTCTTATTAACCAATGTAAGTATACTACCGATTTGTTGAATGAATTCAACTATTCACACTACACTCCTGTATCCTCTCAACTGGATCCTACTTTAAAGTTGACCCCTGACATGGGTGCTCCTTTGCCTGATCCCACATCCTTCAGGCATCTTCCTGGTAAACTAAATTTTCTTCTGCACACCAGGCCTGATATCTCATTTGCTATTCAGCATCTGAGTCAATTTTTACATAATCCATGTGCACCTCACATGCTTGCTGGATTACATATTTTGAGGTACCTTATGAATGATCCTGATCAGGGTATCTTCATGCCATCTTCTCCTTCGGTTGAGATATATGCCTATGCTAATTCTGATTGGGCTGCTTGCCCTGTTTCTAGACATTCTGTTACTGGCTTTTATATATTCTTTGGGGATTGCCCTATTTCTTGGAAAAGTAAGAAACAACCTACCATTGCTCTTTCCTTAGCTGAAGTTGAATGTAGAGCTTTATGTAAGGTTATTGCTGAGGTTGTTTGGCTCACTCGTTTGTTCACTGACATGGATTTAGCTATTTCCTCTCCTATTCCTATATTTAGTGACAGCCAAGCTGCTCTTCATATTGCTCGTAACCCAGTATTTCATGAAAGAACAAAGCATATCGAGATTGACTGCCATTATGTATGGGATTGCCTCACTTCTGGTGCTGTTTCTCTTCATCATGTTTCATATGCTGCCTAA